The segment ACCTACGTGCCGAAGTACATTTCGGCGTGATGAGGCGGGTGTGCTCTGGGGGGGTCTGAGGTGCAAAAAAGTTACAGGCTTTTGCGCACTATAAAACGGCATCCACCCACGCTGGAAAAGGCAGCGTTACCCATACCCCGGTCCATGCCCCGGCTACGGCACAGGCGGCCACGGTACATGCGGCCGGGGCGATTGCTTCCGGGACTACTCGTTCATTTTGCGCTTGAGATCTTCCATCATCTGGTCGACCTCGGCGGTATCAACATCCTCAGCCTTGGGGGCACTCTGGCCGGATGAGGCCTTTTTACCCGAGGCGCCGCTGGTATCCTCAATGTAGAGGCGGCTTTTCAGGTTTTCCAGCATTTCATCGGCGCTGCCCCCGGACCCGGCTTCAAGGGCGGCAAACTGCTGCTCCAGGGAGGTGTTGGAGGGACCGTCAAGCTCCTTCAGGGCATCTGCCTCGGCTTCAATCTGGTCTACCCGGGCCTCCATACGGTCGAAGGCCTCGAAGGCTGATGACTGGGAAATACCGGAAAGCTGATCCTGGATCCGCTTCTGGGCTTCCGCCCGGCGGCTGCGGGCCAGGAGAAGATTCTTTTTGCGCTGGGCTTCTTCGATACGCTGCTGGAGACCCCGCAGGGCATCCTTCAGCTTGGCCACAGACTCGTGCTGGGCCTCCCACTGCTCTTTGTATTTCTCCGCGTCGGATTCACACTGCTTTTTTTGAAGCAGGGCTTGTTTTGCCAAACCCTCGAAGTGGGCTGCCCGGTCCGGTTCCTTCTCGGCCGCCCGGACGGCAAGGATAGCCTTGCGCTCCCATTCCTTCGCCTGGTTGAGCATCTCCTGCATCTGACGCTCAAGTTTTTTCTCGTCTGCTATGGCCCCGGCCACACTTCGTTTCGACTCAATGAGCTGCTGATTCATCTCGGTGATGAGAGTGTTCAACATTTTTTCGGGATCTTCGGATTTACTGATTAACTGATTAAGGTTCGCGCTTATGACCCGCTTCAGTCTGCTAAAAAGGCCCATCTAATGTCCTCCTCAGGAATGCCTGTACTTAGATAATACCGGGTAGTGCTGGGCAATGGCCAGCCCGATGGCGTCCATTGATGCCTGAAACTCTTCCAAGTCCATGGTATTCAGCTCTAGGGTGTCCATTATTACAACATAATGATCTTCCAAGGCGTAGGCACCATGCACAAGATCGAGATTGAACCGCAGCAGGGTCTCAAAGAGTTCGCTGAGTTCCTGGCGGTCCCCAGGGGGAAGCTCCATTAACCGGCATCGGATGGTAACCAAGGACTCATCCACAAAGATGATGATCTGGTTTAAACCCTTGTCAGGATCGTTTACCAACCACACATCCTCACTTACCTGCTCGCTGGTAATACCCAGGGTTACGAGATAGCTTTGTATTCTATTATTTGCGTTATTCACAAAAGCCCCTTTCAGGATTGGTTTCCGGATAACCTCGAGGCCTATGATACCACGCTATCCAAGAAAAATCTGTCCTGAATTATCGATTGCCAGAATGGTCTTGCAGTTCGAGCAGCGAAAGCGCCCGGGTTTGGAGGCTTTGAGCTTGGTAGAACAGATCGGACAACGGAAAATCTTGGGAAAGGCATCAGAGGCTTGGCTGGAGGCGCCCTTCTTGAAGAAGTCCACCGCCTCATCAATATTATCTTTTATGTTGAAGAACTGGGAGAATCCAAGCAGCTGAAACACCTCGTATACCTTGGGCTGAATCTCCAAGAGGACCAGGTCTCCGCTTCGAGGCTTCACCGCCTTCAGGAAGGCAGTGAATGATCCGATTCCCGTACTGGAAACGTAGGTGAGGCCGTTACATTGGAATATTAGTTTGGTGAATCCGGTTTCGATAGCGCGGTTGACCCGTTTCTGAAAAAAGTTGGAGTTGTAGGTATCAATATAACCGTTCAGGTAAAGAACCAAGACCCCTTCCGCGCCTTCTATTTTCTGAAGCCGGATTTTAAGGCTTTCATCCTTCTCTTCGTCAAACCCTGGAACTATTTCGTTATTACTGCTCATGACTCCCCACTCTATTCGGTGAATTCATTCTATTCATCGGGATTTTCTTTGTCAAATCATTCGTTCAACTTACAGTATCGGCATACTACTCTTATTACTATAATCCCTGTCCAGCAGAAATTATAGCTCCATTTAACAGATTAGCGGGATTTTTTACCAGGAGGCGGATTAATTCATCCAGGTCCTCAGGCTTACCGGGCTCACCCTGGGGCAGATGACGTCTGGCTTGGGCAAGCAATCCCGGGCTGTAGTATTCCGTGGCGATGTATCCCGGACAGATTACATTGCAGCTTACTCCGAATTCTGCGGCTTGGCTACTCACTGATTTCGCCAACACCCCCAGGCCGGCTTTTGCCGCTTGATATACCGCGGTCTGCCGGTAGCCGTTTATACGGTCCGCCCCGGTTCCCCCGAACAGGAGGATTCTACCGAACCGGCGCTCCATCATCCCCGGGAGAACCGCAGAGACTAGTGCTCCGGGAAGCGCCAGGTTAAGCAGGGTAATGTGCTGCCAGTCCCCGGGGGCGGCCAGGGTGAGGGGGCCGTGGAGGTAGGGGCCGAAGGCACAAATCAGAATGTCCCATTGAGTAAGGGGGCCTGTTTCGTCCTGAAGTTGGGCGATGGTTTGTTCGGGCGTTCGAATCTCCATAGATACCACTGATAACCCCTGAACCCCAGCAAGCTCGGGACGGGATTTGGGTCTACCCAGGGCGGTAACCTGACAGCCCAGGTCTAATAGGGTATGGGTACAGGACAGGCCGATGCCCCCGGTGCCGCCGATGACCAGGGCTTTTTTGGTTTTCCATGTGGTTTCTTGACCCGGCATGGTTAGCATCATACTATGAAAGAAGCCATGTGTGCACAGGAGGTTGGTATGAAGCGGTCCTCGGGAGGTTTTTTTTGGTTTACCGGGTTGTTGTTAACCCTGGTTTTGGCCCAAGGGGCTGCCCAGAGCCAGGAGCCGGCGGAAGATCAGGGCGAACCCTACGACAGGGTGTATGTTTCCCGGGATTTACGGGATTTTTCCCGGGCCCTCTACGATCCTGAGGGCAGTGATTTTTCTATTGATCCCCAGGGCCGATACCTGATTATGGGGACGGTTTCCACGGTTACGGTGATTGATCCTGCGCCGGAGAGCTACTACACCGAGGTGGAGATTATTCAGGCGGAACGGATGCCGGATAATGAGCTGGAGCGCTTTGACGGGATTATTGCGGTCTTCGATTCGCGGTTCATGGATCTGATTCCCCAGCGGGCGCCCATGAACCCCGGGCCCGAGTTGATTGTCCCCAACCGGAAGGGGCTGTTCCTGGTGGAGTATTACGGTCCCTACGAAATGGGGGGCGGGGTTCTCATCCCGGTTTTCGTTTTATTGGAATACCAGGGGTTATAGGAATGATCCCAGGGCGCAACACCCCTTCGGTACCCACTGTGTATCTCAGCTCCGGCAGAATCATAGACGCCGGCGGTGTTTGGGCCGGCGGAGAGGGTGTATCTTGAACCGCTTGTCAGGGATGCTCCTGCTTTTTTCACGGGTGTTTGTGGCGCGTATGGTGGCAGTCCTGGCGGGATTGGCTATTCTGATTGTCGCCGATACCCTGGGGCTCATGTTCCTGGGGCAGGCCTGGGGTGCCTACGGGGCTCTGGGATGGTCCGGGTTGGCGAGTCTATTGATTACGGTTTTGGTGATTCTCCGGCTTCAGGCAGCCCGGGCGTTGTTGCTGGAACGGCTGAAGGCCGGGCAGCTGTCTTCGGGCATCCTGTACCGCTACATCGGGCTGGCAGTGGTGGTGATTCCTGCCATTCTGCCCGGGCCGGTCTCCCTTGGACTGTGTCTTTTTTTATACATTCCCGGGATGCGATGGCTGGTGGGCAGGCTGGTGCTCGGGGCGCGCAGTGATGTGCGCCGAGCCCTGGTGCAGCATTTGGCTGCAGACCACCACGAGGCGGGATAGGTTCGGGCCTCGTTTGTCCGGAGCTTTTCCCTGTTCCGGACCATGTCTCTGATTCTGTCCCTGTTCCAGAACATGTCCTTATGTAAGGGTATTGGATCCATGGGAGTCTGGTTCTTGATTGTCCGGTCATCCGGCTCATTACCCAACAGATCGCAGGTAAGCCGAGCGTAGTGCGCAAAAGGTTGTAACATTGCATCCCGGCAACACCACCCATGGGTGGACTGACTGATTGCTCCACTATATCTGGTGTCGTTTACAACCTTTTGCGCACTACGTAAGCCTAGCCAGCGCTTTCCCTCGAAATACACCCTATTGCTCGAGCATAGATACCCGTGATAATCCTATCGGCGGCGAAACACCCGTTCCATGAGGACCAAAAATCGGAACCAGGGCAGATGGATTCCGGTAAACACGAGCAGGGGATTACGGTACCACTCCCGAAGGAATTCCCGGCCGTTCCGGAAACTGATCCTGCTTACCCGGGGGGTGGTGCCCAGGGTCATGTTGAAAAATTCCCGGGAATAAATCTGAATACCCGAGTTGAGCCGGGTTCGTCGGCGGTATAGCCATTTGTTCTCGCCCCGGGGACCATCCCCCACCAGCAGTAGGTTCGGTGAGGCTTTTCGGATGGCCATACAGATATTGGTTTCCATCTCCCGGCTGTAGCGGCCCATAAAGCGGCCGACGATGCGCGCTCCCGGGAAGGTTTGGCGCAGGTTTGATTCGATCTGGCTGATCGCCGTGGAGCTGCCGCCGAGAAGGTACAGGGTACCCCGGCGCCGTTCCAGCCAGCCCAGTACGGATATGATTGCATCGAAGGGATAGTACCGGGCGGGCATGGGGCGCCCTAGGGCATGGAGTCCCCGGGTAATCTCTTTGGATACGGGAAGGACCAGGCTGGCAGCCTCAAGGGTTTTCCGGTAGCTGCGATCCCGCCGGGCCCGCAACAGGTCCCGGGTACGGAGAAACACGATCTGAGCCGGTTCCTGGCTGTCCATGAGACGATCCAGGACGGCATGAAAATCCTCCTGAAGAACACAATCCACCGGGATGCCGAGTATTCGTGTTCTCGTAATGAGTGTCCGTTGATTTTGATTTATCGATAGTTTATCTGCCACCGCGTAACCTCTCCACAAATTGCCTTGATTGCTCCCAGGGCGGCTACCACTGCTGTTTCGCAGCGGAGCACCGAGTTCCCCAGGTAGCCGGGTTGCCAGGAATGCTCCTGGAGCAGCCGGCGCTCCCGGGGTGATATACCGCCCTCGGGACCAAAGAGCAGATACACCTGCTCCGGCAGGGGACAAAGATAGTCGTGAAGGCCCTCTTTTGCAAGCATTGTCTCATGAAAATAGATGCCCAGCGCGCCATCTGTCGGGGTCATAATGACCCTTTCCAATGCCGCAGGATCCTGTAATTCCGGTATGCCCGGAGAACCGCTTTGCTGCACCGCCTCCTCTATGATCCGCCGGTAGCGTTGGCTCTTTTTCGCCCATCCCCGGGCATCCGGGTCGGGAATACTCCGGTCGCAGAGAATGGGCCGGATGGTCGCAACCCCGAGTTCGGTGGCCTGGCGGATGACCTGATCCAATTTCCGCGCCTTGGGATACCCTACCCAGAGGTGAATCTGAGGGTAGCCTGGGTGTCCGCCGAGCCTGCGGTCCAAACCGGGCTGGTCAAGAGCCTGTTCGGAATCACCCTTAGGGGAGGGTGACTCATCGGGATTGGCGGAGGGCAGGTCCCGATCCTCCTCAGTGCTGGTCCGGGGGGTGACCTCCCCTACAAGGCGGTCCTCGTAGATTTCAATGATGCGCAAGCTTCCCTGCTGGGGCTGAGACGGTGAGGGGACTAATACCGGAATGATCGTACCGACCGCGTACCGTCGTACCCGGACCAGGTAGTGATAGTCTTTTCCGGTGAGATACACCGTTCCCCCGTGGTCCGGCGCCTGGGGGAGTATGAACTGTTTCATTGCGGACTGGACAGGGCCGGCAAGGGAAGGCCGTGGCCTTGGCTGAAGTCAGCGTCCAGGGGCTCCCGGGATTCAATGATTTCACGCATTTCCCGGGGGTCGGCAATGAGTTCCAGGGCTCGCCGGAGGACCAGATCAAATTCAAGGTCATATACCGAGGTGGTGTTAGTCCTCCGCTCGAATTCCCGGCGGATAAGGCGCCTGATGAGCCTATCAGACAGGGAAATGTCGTACTCGGAATGCAGAGTTTCTAAAAACTCGCTAATCCGGGTCGGGCTGGGATCCGGGTTGTCGTCCAGGAATTGCTGAATACGCTGTTCCTCCGTCAAGCGGATAAAATCTTCCTCTTCCTCCCGGGTGAGGGCCGGTTCGCTCAATTCAATATCGGGGGCGATACCAACCTTATCGATGTAGACATTTCCCGGGGTATAATACTTAGACATCGTCAGCCGGAAACCCTTGGATCCGAGACTATGAATCTGCTGGACCGAGCCCTTTCCGTAGGTGGTTTCCCCGATCAAGACGGCCCGACCGCGGTTCCTCAAGGCTCCGGCTAGGATCTCTGCCGCCGAGGCAGTTCCCTGATCGACCAACACCACAATGGGCATGGTATCCGGGATAAGAGAACCGGGTTCAGCGACAAATTGATTGTTTTCCCGGGCAACCCGCCCCCGGGTTCCCACAATGAGGCCGTCGTCAAAGAAGAGATCGGCAGTATCCACCACAGCGGTTAACAATCCTCCTGGGTTGGTCCGTAGATCAATGATCAGCCCCTGAATGTTCTGATTCTTCAGGTCTTGCAGGGCCTGGGCGACTCGGTCATCCGTGGCCGGGGTAAACTGAATAATCCTCAGGTATCCATAGTCCCGGATGGGTTCATACTTAACCGTGGGTATTTCTATGATGGCCCGGGTAAGGGTGACATCAAACTGGGCTGTTTCGCCCCGTAGGATAGAAATGCGTACTTCCGAGCCCGGTTCGCCCCGGAGTCGGTCCACCACCTCGTCGATGGTAAGCTCCTCGGTAGAGGTATCCTCGATGGCGGTAATTAAATCACCGGGCATGAGTCCTGCCCGGAATCCGGGGGTATCTTCAATGGGAGATACGATTTCCACAAAGGGGCGGATCCAGGGTTCATCCTCAGGGGGGATAACCTTATTGATGTACAGCCCCACCCCGCCGAATTCTCCACTGGTTGTATCGCCAAGCTTCCGCATTTCAGTCTCGTCGAGAAACATGGAGTAGGGATCATCCAGGCTCTCGAACATTCCCTTGAGAGCGCCGTCGATGAGGGTTTCGGTATCAACCTCCTCGACATAGCTGTTCTGAATGAACTGCATCACCTGACGCAGCACCGTCAAGGCTTGGTCGTCAGCGGAGGAACCGCTCTGGGACCGTGCGCCCTGGGCAATGCCTTGGGCGGCTGCCACGAATAGAATAAATAATACACAGGCGAAAAATCCGACTGCCGTCCAAAGCCGGCGCTTAGTGGTAGGTGATGTACTCATGAATCCATGGTAGCACATGGAGCACTCCGGCTCAATGTATGCTTAGTGCGCAAAAGGTTGTAAACTACACCAGATATAGCGGAGCAACAGACATCTCTATCCTTAGGTGGTGTCGCCGGGGCGAAAAGTTACAACCTTTTGCGCACTATAGAATATATGCATCCCCGGGCTGCCGTGCAGGTCCGGCGGGGAGCTAAAAAAAAACGCCGCGGCCCGAAGACCGCAGCGGTGTGGTTGCTGCTCTTATGCCTTGTAGGCCCGCAGCATCCAGAGGGTTTTCTCGTAGCGGCCGATAAATCCGGCCATCAAATCTACGGTGCCCTGGTCCTTGGCCTCCTCAGCCAGGGTAAGGAT is part of the Spirochaeta lutea genome and harbors:
- a CDS encoding PspA/IM30 family protein, with protein sequence MGLFSRLKRVISANLNQLISKSEDPEKMLNTLITEMNQQLIESKRSVAGAIADEKKLERQMQEMLNQAKEWERKAILAVRAAEKEPDRAAHFEGLAKQALLQKKQCESDAEKYKEQWEAQHESVAKLKDALRGLQQRIEEAQRKKNLLLARSRRAEAQKRIQDQLSGISQSSAFEAFDRMEARVDQIEAEADALKELDGPSNTSLEQQFAALEAGSGGSADEMLENLKSRLYIEDTSGASGKKASSGQSAPKAEDVDTAEVDQMMEDLKRKMNE
- a CDS encoding type III secretion system chaperone family protein codes for the protein MNNANNRIQSYLVTLGITSEQVSEDVWLVNDPDKGLNQIIIFVDESLVTIRCRLMELPPGDRQELSELFETLLRFNLDLVHGAYALEDHYVVIMDTLELNTMDLEEFQASMDAIGLAIAQHYPVLSKYRHS
- a CDS encoding STAS domain-containing protein yields the protein MSSNNEIVPGFDEEKDESLKIRLQKIEGAEGVLVLYLNGYIDTYNSNFFQKRVNRAIETGFTKLIFQCNGLTYVSSTGIGSFTAFLKAVKPRSGDLVLLEIQPKVYEVFQLLGFSQFFNIKDNIDEAVDFFKKGASSQASDAFPKIFRCPICSTKLKASKPGRFRCSNCKTILAIDNSGQIFLG
- a CDS encoding SDR family NAD(P)-dependent oxidoreductase, giving the protein MPGQETTWKTKKALVIGGTGGIGLSCTHTLLDLGCQVTALGRPKSRPELAGVQGLSVVSMEIRTPEQTIAQLQDETGPLTQWDILICAFGPYLHGPLTLAAPGDWQHITLLNLALPGALVSAVLPGMMERRFGRILLFGGTGADRINGYRQTAVYQAAKAGLGVLAKSVSSQAAEFGVSCNVICPGYIATEYYSPGLLAQARRHLPQGEPGKPEDLDELIRLLVKNPANLLNGAIISAGQGL
- a CDS encoding WecB/TagA/CpsF family glycosyltransferase, producing the protein MADKLSINQNQRTLITRTRILGIPVDCVLQEDFHAVLDRLMDSQEPAQIVFLRTRDLLRARRDRSYRKTLEAASLVLPVSKEITRGLHALGRPMPARYYPFDAIISVLGWLERRRGTLYLLGGSSTAISQIESNLRQTFPGARIVGRFMGRYSREMETNICMAIRKASPNLLLVGDGPRGENKWLYRRRTRLNSGIQIYSREFFNMTLGTTPRVSRISFRNGREFLREWYRNPLLVFTGIHLPWFRFLVLMERVFRRR
- a CDS encoding RsmE family RNA methyltransferase, producing MKQFILPQAPDHGGTVYLTGKDYHYLVRVRRYAVGTIIPVLVPSPSQPQQGSLRIIEIYEDRLVGEVTPRTSTEEDRDLPSANPDESPSPKGDSEQALDQPGLDRRLGGHPGYPQIHLWVGYPKARKLDQVIRQATELGVATIRPILCDRSIPDPDARGWAKKSQRYRRIIEEAVQQSGSPGIPELQDPAALERVIMTPTDGALGIYFHETMLAKEGLHDYLCPLPEQVYLLFGPEGGISPRERRLLQEHSWQPGYLGNSVLRCETAVVAALGAIKAICGEVTRWQINYR
- a CDS encoding S41 family peptidase codes for the protein MSTSPTTKRRLWTAVGFFACVLFILFVAAAQGIAQGARSQSGSSADDQALTVLRQVMQFIQNSYVEEVDTETLIDGALKGMFESLDDPYSMFLDETEMRKLGDTTSGEFGGVGLYINKVIPPEDEPWIRPFVEIVSPIEDTPGFRAGLMPGDLITAIEDTSTEELTIDEVVDRLRGEPGSEVRISILRGETAQFDVTLTRAIIEIPTVKYEPIRDYGYLRIIQFTPATDDRVAQALQDLKNQNIQGLIIDLRTNPGGLLTAVVDTADLFFDDGLIVGTRGRVARENNQFVAEPGSLIPDTMPIVVLVDQGTASAAEILAGALRNRGRAVLIGETTYGKGSVQQIHSLGSKGFRLTMSKYYTPGNVYIDKVGIAPDIELSEPALTREEEEDFIRLTEEQRIQQFLDDNPDPSPTRISEFLETLHSEYDISLSDRLIRRLIRREFERRTNTTSVYDLEFDLVLRRALELIADPREMREIIESREPLDADFSQGHGLPLPALSSPQ